One Aciduliprofundum boonei T469 genomic region harbors:
- a CDS encoding DUF123 domain-containing protein, producing the protein MEKLPDRGIYLLLIFKDNEEEIRVGALGKIKFDMGYYVYVGSAQRNLRKRLERHFRKEKKIRWHIDYLLSRARILDFYAKNYPKSYEEKIAIKLGEKYSYIPNFGSSDSRAPSHLFKIEKNDWLCIKKFLRGFK; encoded by the coding sequence ATGGAAAAATTACCGGATAGAGGAATTTATCTTCTTTTAATTTTTAAAGATAATGAGGAAGAAATTAGAGTAGGCGCATTGGGCAAAATAAAATTTGATATGGGATATTATGTTTATGTTGGCTCCGCTCAGAGAAATTTAAGGAAAAGGCTGGAGAGACATTTTAGAAAAGAGAAGAAAATTAGGTGGCACATAGATTATCTCTTATCCCGTGCCAGAATATTGGATTTCTATGCCAAGAATTATCCAAAATCTTACGAGGAGAAAATTGCGATAAAGTTGGGAGAGAAATATTCGTACATTCCGAACTTTGGCTCAAGCGATAGTAGGGCTCCATCTCATCTCTTCAAAATAGAAAAGAATGATTGGTTATGCATCAAAAAATTTTTGAGAGGTTTTAAATAA